The sequence AAATGTTaacaaaaagaacagaaaaaggtCACCTGGCTGTATGGAGCTGGTGCTGGGCCCGCTGGGCTGTACCGAGCTGCTCGCCGTGGTTGCTGTTACGAGGCGGACGTAGTGGAACCTGCTACCTGGAACCTGAATCTGCTGCACATTCGGCTGAGTGGCCAGCGGGATGATGGTCTTGAATTGGGAGCTGCCGACGCCGCCCACAGCCACAGACTGCACAGGTTTGATGCtctgaaaatgttcacaaaaaaCTGAGTGAAAATCAGCGATACCATAAAGCTCAGTGTTTACAGATAAATAAAGACTAGCTTCACTTAAGCAGACCTGACTCCACAGTGTCAGtgctaaatacaaaaaaagttctgGAAGATTTAAGCCTTCAAAACGTCCGACAAAGATCTAAATCAAAACGTTTACTGGGAGCTGTTGGTAAAGTGTGCAGATCTTCTGTTTGACATCCAGACTTCCAAACAATAAACCAGCTGTGTGCGCTGATCGTACCTGTGCTGTGGTTTGGCTGGTGGCCACCTTGACTGGAGAAGCAGACGTGGACTGCTGGACTGTGAGGATCTGCTGGCCGAGCGCTACGTTGACGGGAAGCGTCACGGACTTCTGTGAGGAGCTGGAGGTCGGGGACGCCACGGACACCACCGTCACCTGTCAGAGACAAACGGAGCACGATCAGTCCGACTGCTGACCtgatatattaatattttcatgtttggcTCACACGTATTGAAGCTGGAGGCTGATATATCTCTTTAAGGTTTAACGCTGCGCGTGCTGCAGTGCAGAACCCAAATAAAATGAGCGTTTAAGGGTCACGCTT is a genomic window of Plectropomus leopardus isolate mb unplaced genomic scaffold, YSFRI_Pleo_2.0 unplaced_scaffold18601, whole genome shotgun sequence containing:
- the LOC121965105 gene encoding protein lin-54 homolog, translating into IAKKTPVSSAAPIKFIITKTVNSKGLSPQTSVSPVIAGRVLTQNSPVMPPRTITLTESHSTSIQSLPGKKIAISPLKTPSKVTVVSVASPTSSSSQKSVTLPVNVALGQQILTVQQSTSASPVKVATSQTTAQSIKPVQSVAVGGVGSSQFKTIIPLATQPNVQQIQVPGSRFHYVRLVTATTASSSVQPSGPSTSSIQP